The Enterococcus sp. 7F3_DIV0205 genome has a window encoding:
- the sufU gene encoding Fe-S cluster assembly sulfur transfer protein SufU, whose amino-acid sequence MALSRLDNLYRQVILDHSSHPHHHGTLAESSKKIEMNNPTCGDVIELQVAIQDNVIKDIAFSGSGCSISTASASMMTDAVIGKTLAEAEQLAEDFSQLVQGNGVPEEEKLGDAAMLSGVAKFPARIKCATLAWKALEQAVENDGQGTAGQLHCEE is encoded by the coding sequence ATGGCTCTATCTAGATTAGATAATTTATACCGTCAAGTGATTTTGGATCATTCCAGCCATCCTCATCATCATGGAACATTGGCTGAATCAAGCAAAAAAATCGAAATGAATAACCCAACTTGCGGCGATGTGATCGAATTGCAAGTGGCTATTCAAGACAATGTTATTAAAGATATTGCCTTTAGCGGAAGTGGGTGTTCGATTAGTACAGCGAGTGCTAGTATGATGACAGATGCGGTGATTGGGAAGACATTAGCTGAAGCAGAACAGTTGGCTGAAGATTTTTCTCAGTTGGTGCAAGGAAATGGTGTACCAGAGGAAGAAAAATTAGGTGATGCAGCGATGCTTAGCGGCGTGGCAAAATTTCCCGCACGGATCAAATGTGCAACACTTGCTTGGAAAGCATTAGAACAAGCAGTTGAAAACGACGGACAAGGAACCGCAGGACAATTACACTGTGAAGAATAG
- the sufB gene encoding Fe-S cluster assembly protein SufB encodes MSTVPELEEYQFGFHDDVKPIFSTGNGLTEEVVREISRKKEEPEWMLEFRLKSLEQFNKMAMQQWGPDLSDIDFEKIKYFQRASDKPARDWDDVPDKIKETFERIGIPEAERAYLAGASAQYESEVVYHNMKEEFQKLGIIFTDTDSALKEYPDIFKKYFAKLVPPTDNKLAALNSAVWSGGTFIYVPKGVRVDVPLQTYFRINAENTGQFERTLIIVDEGASVHYVEGCTAPTYTSNSLHAAIVEIFTHKDAYTRYTTIQNWSDNVYNLVTKRAKAYEGATVEWIDGNLGAKTTMKYPSVYLDGKGARGTMLSIAFAGENQIQDTGAKMIHNAPNTSSSIVSKSIAKDGGEVNYRGQVTFGKDSAGSISHIECDTIIMDDKSKSDTIPFNEIHNSQVALEHEAKVSKISEEQLYYLMSRGLTEVEATEMIVMGFVEPFTKELPMEYAVELNRLISYEMEGSVG; translated from the coding sequence TTGAGTACTGTACCTGAGTTAGAAGAATATCAATTTGGTTTTCATGATGATGTGAAACCAATTTTCAGTACGGGAAATGGACTAACAGAGGAAGTCGTTAGAGAAATTTCACGTAAGAAAGAAGAACCAGAATGGATGTTAGAGTTCCGTTTGAAATCATTAGAACAATTCAACAAAATGGCCATGCAACAATGGGGTCCTGATTTATCGGATATCGATTTTGAAAAAATCAAATATTTCCAAAGAGCTAGTGACAAACCCGCTCGTGACTGGGATGATGTTCCAGATAAAATCAAAGAAACTTTTGAAAGAATCGGAATTCCAGAAGCAGAACGTGCGTATCTAGCTGGAGCTTCAGCGCAATATGAATCAGAAGTGGTTTACCACAATATGAAAGAAGAATTCCAAAAATTAGGAATCATCTTTACAGATACAGATTCAGCGTTGAAAGAATATCCGGATATTTTCAAAAAATACTTCGCAAAATTAGTCCCACCAACAGATAACAAATTAGCAGCACTAAACTCAGCGGTTTGGTCTGGTGGAACGTTTATCTATGTACCAAAAGGGGTTCGTGTGGATGTACCGTTACAAACCTACTTCCGAATCAATGCGGAAAATACAGGACAATTTGAACGTACACTGATTATCGTGGATGAAGGCGCCAGTGTTCACTACGTAGAAGGCTGTACAGCACCTACGTATACAAGCAATAGCTTACACGCAGCGATCGTTGAGATCTTTACCCATAAAGATGCCTATACACGTTATACAACTATTCAAAACTGGTCTGATAATGTCTATAACTTGGTAACAAAACGTGCCAAAGCTTACGAAGGTGCCACAGTTGAGTGGATCGACGGAAACTTAGGTGCCAAAACAACGATGAAATACCCAAGTGTTTATCTAGATGGAAAAGGTGCTCGCGGTACAATGCTTTCGATTGCATTTGCTGGGGAAAACCAAATTCAAGATACAGGTGCGAAAATGATTCATAATGCGCCAAACACTTCAAGTTCGATCGTTTCTAAATCAATCGCCAAAGATGGCGGTGAAGTGAATTATCGTGGTCAAGTAACGTTTGGGAAAGACAGTGCTGGCTCGATTTCACATATTGAGTGTGACACGATCATTATGGATGATAAATCGAAATCGGATACGATTCCGTTTAATGAGATTCATAACAGTCAAGTGGCGTTGGAGCATGAAGCGAAGGTTTCGAAAATTTCGGAAGAACAGCTTTATTACTTGATGAGTCGTGGGTTGACTGAAGTTGAGGCGACGGAGATGATCGTTATGGGATTTGTCGAGCCGTTTACGAAGGAATTGCCGATGGAGTATGCGGTTGAACTTAATAGATTGATTAGTTATGAGATGGAAGGGTCTGTGGGCTAA
- a CDS encoding DEAD/DEAH box helicase: protein MNVVIEPKKAIKPTIYAYVTPTNTAKNGWIKIGYTDRDADKRIREQTHTVGIEAKKLWDHEARFNGGGYFSDRDFHAFLTKNGIRRNKGTEWFFFNGNPDEAESLYREFVFKDYSKVQKEQKLDYQLRAEQEAAVEKTLAYAKNHPNGEFLWNAKPRFGKTLTSYDLVRKLNSMNVLIVTNRPAIANSWYDDFVKFIAWQTDFKFISESESLKDRSPMTRQDFVDYTVTHDDAKQVAFLSLQDLKGSKYFRGDGGGFDKLKWVADTNWDVLIIDEAHEGVDTFKTDVAFRYIDRQFTLHLSGTPFKAIAKGSFNDEQIFNWSYEEEQAAKNNWTEEENNPYELLPQLNMFTYQMSKMITKEVNQGIELENENNVDFAFDLNEFFATKEDGRFVHEADVKKWLDTLTHNEKYPFSTSKLRNELKHTFWILNRVASAKALKKLLDTHPVFENYEVVLAAGNGKSEAEDVLANESSFKRVRDSIQSNDKTITLSVGQLTTGITIPEWTAVMMLSNMKSPALYMQAAFRAQNPNVWTEQVSGEEVRYQKQNAYVFDFAPERTLIIFDEFANNLSTHTVSGGGTSGDREKNIKKLLNFFPVIGEDKEGKMVELDAAQVLTIPKAIKATEVVKRGFMSNLLFANISGIFQAPQAALSILDNMDYAIQGKVKKPDDQPTIDTKNIEVDDDGQAIVDNEIVITKTDAIFGSKVYQTEEKIAETIGKIDSDSVRDSLAKDIGKTVVDNFKPQLEIVKQDYELTKKGSEKIEKKIQTEVELTVKKKNADFNIQQAHIESNLEKDIKKVNTVEEKVQIEKQYAEKLEEAFETYQQEVKKEVSQKIETLSKEIVEEQEQKQKTKEKTLIEEDIRGRLRGFARTIPSFIMAYGDDSLTLENFDHYTPEDVFLEVTGITVEQFKFLRDGGDYQEDGKTHHFRGMLFDDVVFNESVQEFLRKKDELSNYFEDNEEDIFDYIPPQKTNQIYTPKWVAKMMVEDLENENPNIYDDSSKTFADLYMKSGLYITEIVKKLYNSPVIKTEYPNDKERIKHILENQVYGLAPTEIIYKISTNFIFGNLDNDISRKNFLMEDATPYAKNGMLQDLINSSFGD from the coding sequence ATGAATGTTGTTATTGAACCTAAAAAGGCTATAAAACCAACAATCTATGCCTATGTTACTCCCACTAATACTGCTAAGAATGGTTGGATTAAGATTGGTTATACTGATCGTGATGCAGATAAGCGTATTCGGGAACAGACACATACAGTTGGTATTGAAGCGAAGAAACTCTGGGATCACGAAGCCCGTTTCAATGGTGGTGGTTATTTTTCAGACCGTGATTTTCATGCTTTTTTAACTAAAAATGGTATTCGACGAAATAAGGGAACGGAATGGTTCTTCTTCAATGGAAATCCAGATGAAGCAGAGTCATTGTATCGTGAATTCGTTTTCAAGGACTATTCAAAAGTCCAAAAAGAGCAAAAGTTAGATTATCAATTACGAGCAGAACAAGAAGCAGCAGTTGAAAAAACTCTTGCATACGCTAAAAATCATCCAAATGGAGAATTTTTATGGAATGCAAAGCCTCGTTTTGGTAAAACATTGACCTCCTATGATCTAGTTCGTAAGTTGAATTCAATGAATGTGTTAATCGTAACGAACAGACCCGCTATTGCTAATTCGTGGTATGATGATTTTGTTAAATTTATTGCGTGGCAAACTGATTTTAAATTTATTAGTGAATCAGAGTCGTTAAAAGATCGATCACCAATGACTCGGCAAGATTTTGTTGACTATACTGTTACACATGACGATGCCAAACAAGTAGCCTTCTTGAGTTTACAAGATTTAAAAGGATCAAAATACTTTCGAGGTGATGGTGGTGGCTTTGATAAGCTTAAGTGGGTAGCGGACACTAATTGGGATGTTCTGATCATAGATGAAGCGCATGAAGGAGTAGACACCTTTAAAACAGATGTTGCTTTTCGATATATAGATCGTCAATTTACCTTACATCTTTCTGGAACACCTTTTAAAGCGATAGCTAAAGGTTCATTCAATGATGAACAAATATTTAATTGGTCTTACGAAGAAGAGCAAGCAGCTAAAAACAACTGGACAGAGGAAGAAAATAATCCCTACGAACTCTTACCACAACTGAATATGTTTACTTATCAAATGTCGAAAATGATTACGAAGGAAGTAAATCAAGGGATTGAACTTGAAAATGAGAATAATGTCGATTTTGCTTTTGATTTAAATGAATTCTTTGCAACGAAAGAAGATGGACGGTTTGTTCATGAAGCTGACGTAAAAAAATGGTTGGATACATTGACTCACAATGAAAAATATCCTTTTTCAACATCTAAATTACGTAATGAATTAAAACATACTTTTTGGATTTTGAACCGTGTTGCAAGCGCAAAAGCTTTGAAGAAGTTGTTAGATACTCACCCAGTTTTTGAAAATTATGAAGTTGTCCTAGCTGCCGGGAATGGTAAGTCTGAAGCAGAGGATGTATTGGCTAATGAAAGTTCGTTCAAAAGAGTACGTGATTCCATACAATCAAATGACAAGACAATTACACTTTCGGTTGGTCAATTAACTACAGGAATTACAATTCCTGAATGGACAGCGGTAATGATGTTAAGCAATATGAAATCGCCTGCACTTTATATGCAAGCTGCTTTTCGAGCACAGAATCCTAATGTTTGGACGGAACAAGTAAGTGGTGAGGAAGTTCGATATCAAAAACAAAATGCGTATGTTTTTGATTTTGCACCAGAAAGAACGCTAATTATTTTTGATGAATTTGCTAATAATCTGTCTACTCATACTGTATCAGGCGGTGGAACATCTGGTGATCGTGAAAAGAATATCAAGAAATTATTAAATTTCTTTCCTGTGATTGGTGAGGACAAAGAAGGGAAAATGGTTGAACTTGACGCTGCTCAAGTGTTAACAATTCCAAAAGCAATTAAAGCAACGGAAGTTGTTAAAAGAGGATTCATGAGCAACTTACTGTTCGCAAATATTTCAGGTATTTTTCAAGCTCCTCAAGCTGCACTTAGCATTTTAGATAATATGGATTATGCTATACAAGGTAAAGTGAAAAAACCTGATGATCAGCCGACAATTGACACAAAAAATATTGAAGTGGATGATGATGGACAAGCAATTGTAGACAATGAAATTGTCATCACAAAAACGGATGCTATTTTTGGAAGTAAAGTATACCAAACAGAAGAAAAAATAGCAGAGACGATTGGAAAAATTGATTCTGACAGCGTCCGTGACTCGTTGGCTAAAGATATTGGTAAAACAGTTGTAGATAATTTTAAACCACAGTTAGAAATTGTTAAACAAGATTATGAGCTTACAAAAAAAGGTTCAGAAAAAATTGAGAAAAAAATCCAGACTGAAGTAGAATTAACTGTTAAGAAAAAAAATGCAGATTTTAATATTCAACAAGCACATATAGAAAGTAATCTAGAAAAAGATATTAAGAAAGTGAATACTGTTGAGGAGAAAGTTCAAATTGAAAAGCAGTATGCTGAAAAACTAGAAGAAGCTTTTGAAACATATCAACAAGAAGTGAAAAAAGAAGTTTCTCAAAAAATTGAAACGTTAAGTAAAGAGATTGTTGAAGAGCAAGAACAAAAGCAAAAAACAAAAGAAAAGACGCTGATTGAAGAGGATATTCGAGGGCGTTTGCGTGGTTTTGCTCGTACAATACCAAGTTTTATTATGGCTTATGGTGATGATTCACTGACGTTAGAAAACTTTGATCACTATACTCCTGAAGATGTGTTTTTAGAAGTGACTGGAATCACTGTTGAGCAATTTAAGTTCTTGCGTGATGGCGGGGACTATCAAGAAGATGGTAAGACACACCATTTTAGAGGTATGCTATTTGATGATGTAGTATTTAATGAATCTGTACAAGAATTTTTAAGAAAGAAAGATGAATTATCTAATTACTTTGAAGATAATGAAGAAGATATATTTGATTATATTCCACCACAAAAAACCAATCAGATCTATACTCCTAAGTGGGTTGCAAAAATGATGGTTGAAGATTTAGAAAATGAGAATCCGAATATTTATGATGATTCTAGTAAAACATTTGCTGACCTTTATATGAAATCTGGGCTTTATATCACAGAAATTGTTAAAAAGCTTTACAATAGTCCGGTCATAAAAACGGAATATCCAAATGATAAAGAACGCATCAAACATATTTTAGAAAATCAGGTTTATGGGTTGGCTCCAACAGAAATTATCTATAAAATTTCAACGAACTTTATTTTCGGTAATCTAGATAATGATATTAGTCGAAAGAATTTCTTAATGGAAGATGCAACTCCTTATGCGAAAAATGGTATGTTACAAGATTTGATAAATTCATCGTTTGGTGATTAG
- a CDS encoding cysteine desulfurase, which yields MINADKIRQQFPILFQEVNDEPLVYLDNAATTQKPKAVLDRLTYYYEHDNANVHRGVHTLAERATKDYEAAREKVRAFINAKETAETLFTRGTTTSLNWVAKSYGDLAVEAGDEIVISYMEHHSNIIPWQQLAERKGATLKYIEITADGFLDMESAKKQITDKTKIVSIAHVSNVLGVINPVAELAELAHSHGAVLVVDGAQAVPHMSVDVQAIDADFYAFSGHKMCGPTGIGVLYGKRELLDQMEPVEFGGEMIDFVNLYDSTWKELPWKFEAGTPNIAGAIALGAAIDFLMEIGLEEIHQHEAELVAYVLPKLLAIEGLTVYGPQDPDHHTGVLAFNLDGLHPHDTATALDMEGVAVRAGHHCAQPLLKYLNVPATARASFYLYNTKADADRLIEAILATKEFFQHGSI from the coding sequence ATGATAAACGCAGATAAGATTCGGCAGCAGTTTCCCATCTTGTTTCAAGAAGTAAATGACGAGCCGCTTGTTTATCTGGATAATGCAGCAACAACTCAAAAACCGAAAGCAGTTTTGGATAGACTGACTTATTATTACGAACACGATAATGCTAATGTTCACCGTGGTGTGCATACGTTGGCAGAACGTGCGACCAAAGATTATGAAGCGGCTCGTGAAAAAGTTAGAGCCTTTATCAATGCCAAAGAAACAGCAGAAACGCTCTTTACCCGAGGCACAACGACGAGTTTAAACTGGGTTGCAAAAAGCTATGGTGATTTAGCCGTTGAAGCAGGAGATGAGATTGTGATTTCTTACATGGAACATCACTCTAATATCATTCCTTGGCAACAATTAGCAGAACGCAAAGGCGCAACCTTAAAATATATCGAGATCACAGCAGATGGCTTTTTAGATATGGAAAGTGCAAAAAAACAAATCACGGATAAAACCAAGATTGTTTCTATTGCTCACGTGTCTAACGTCTTAGGCGTGATCAATCCAGTGGCAGAGTTGGCAGAGTTAGCTCATAGTCACGGTGCTGTTTTAGTTGTCGATGGTGCTCAAGCGGTACCCCATATGTCAGTAGATGTTCAAGCAATCGATGCTGATTTTTACGCATTTAGTGGGCATAAGATGTGTGGTCCAACTGGAATTGGTGTATTATATGGAAAACGTGAATTACTAGATCAAATGGAACCCGTAGAATTTGGTGGTGAAATGATCGATTTCGTGAATTTGTATGATAGTACGTGGAAGGAACTACCTTGGAAATTTGAGGCAGGAACACCAAATATTGCTGGAGCTATCGCTTTAGGTGCGGCAATCGATTTTCTAATGGAAATTGGATTAGAAGAAATTCATCAACATGAAGCGGAATTAGTAGCTTATGTGTTGCCAAAACTATTGGCAATTGAAGGGCTGACAGTTTACGGACCGCAAGATCCAGACCATCATACAGGCGTTTTGGCGTTTAATTTAGATGGATTACACCCACATGACACCGCAACGGCGTTAGATATGGAAGGTGTGGCAGTTCGTGCAGGACATCATTGTGCGCAGCCATTATTGAAGTATTTAAATGTGCCAGCAACGGCTCGTGCGAGTTTCTACCTATACAATACCAAAGCAGATGCGGATCGATTGATCGAAGCAATTTTAGCGACAAAGGAGTTTTTCCAACATGGCTCTATCTAG
- a CDS encoding TIGR04197 family type VII secretion effector — MAINSNSSIAGGISASFSQSASALNSISVSVSASSTNVSGNGPAVQSLNNYQQGLAALSTSVVSAGDNIHSVAKEFERIDQNIAQLTKFNLLGGFS, encoded by the coding sequence ATGGCTATTAATAGTAATTCAAGTATTGCCGGTGGTATTTCGGCTTCTTTTAGTCAGTCTGCCAGTGCATTAAATAGTATAAGTGTTTCTGTATCGGCATCTAGCACCAATGTTTCAGGAAATGGTCCAGCCGTACAATCGCTCAATAACTATCAACAGGGATTAGCAGCATTATCTACCAGTGTTGTTTCAGCTGGTGATAACATTCATTCCGTTGCGAAAGAGTTTGAACGAATCGATCAGAATATTGCGCAATTGACGAAATTTAACCTTCTAGGAGGTTTTTCATGA
- a CDS encoding Eco57I restriction-modification methylase domain-containing protein → MSNSFFCEDIDTNENTILRSSPDLFKILLSDRTTRKNIIWATKTYELLGKEFGPKEPIKVKSITGKNASLIRPRIEKFKYEQLERTKGKAEVFTPLCIVKKQNDIVDQEFSRLSVGEYISKVWMEITCGEGPYMVSRYDSVTGEIVPIETRVGFVDRKLRRINQEVADEKKWFEYVKKAYQTSFGYEFQGDSLLIARENLLYTFIDYYLEKFDRHPDIKLQKEIAKIISYNVFQMDGLSHTIPYSGESFQLECLEQLNLFGEEITQKTAKLEKENSGVYVKIRNWKNQQMNEFKSFINKEESKMKFDVVVGNPPYQEEIEGNNRQSRPIYNLFMDEVQNISERSILITPARFLANTGATPKKWNNKMLSSTNLKIEFFEQKSSKVFPNTDIKGGVVVTYYDRSKYFEAIDTFIPLKELNSIFHKVKNENKNNLGSIVYSPDSYRFTDSMFNDYPEFKNRTDTSHLKAVSSNVFERYPEVFLSDEEFAGDTVKIYGRKDGRRVFKKINKAYLIKHPNIDKWKVFIPGANGSGTYGEALSTPILGEPFMAHNQTFMSIGAFDTKFEAESLLKYVKGKFLRAMLGIMKTTQNNQSKVTWSKIPMQDFTVNSDIDWSKTIPEIDQQLYKKYNLNEEEINFIETKVKEME, encoded by the coding sequence TTGAGTAATTCGTTTTTTTGTGAAGATATTGACACTAATGAGAATACAATTCTTCGTAGTTCTCCTGATCTTTTTAAAATATTACTTAGTGATCGAACTACGAGAAAAAATATTATTTGGGCAACAAAAACATATGAATTGTTAGGTAAGGAATTTGGACCAAAAGAACCAATAAAAGTAAAATCAATTACTGGTAAAAATGCTTCTCTCATAAGGCCTAGAATTGAAAAGTTTAAATATGAACAATTAGAACGTACAAAAGGTAAAGCGGAAGTTTTCACGCCATTATGCATAGTAAAAAAGCAAAATGATATTGTCGACCAAGAGTTTAGTCGTTTATCAGTTGGAGAATATATATCTAAAGTTTGGATGGAAATTACTTGTGGGGAAGGTCCTTATATGGTTAGTAGGTATGATTCTGTGACAGGAGAAATTGTTCCTATTGAGACCCGTGTTGGCTTTGTTGACAGAAAATTAAGAAGGATTAATCAAGAAGTTGCTGATGAAAAAAAGTGGTTTGAATATGTAAAAAAGGCTTATCAAACAAGCTTTGGCTATGAATTCCAAGGTGATTCTTTATTGATAGCTCGTGAGAATTTACTATATACGTTTATTGATTATTATTTGGAAAAATTCGATCGACATCCTGATATTAAGCTACAGAAAGAAATTGCTAAAATAATTAGTTACAATGTATTTCAAATGGATGGGCTAAGTCATACGATCCCATATTCGGGTGAAAGTTTTCAACTAGAGTGTTTGGAGCAACTTAATTTATTTGGAGAGGAAATTACGCAAAAAACAGCAAAATTGGAAAAAGAAAATTCAGGTGTTTATGTAAAAATAAGGAATTGGAAAAATCAACAAATGAATGAGTTCAAATCATTTATCAATAAGGAGGAAAGTAAGATGAAATTCGATGTGGTTGTTGGGAATCCTCCCTATCAAGAGGAAATTGAGGGAAATAATCGACAGTCTAGACCAATATATAATTTATTTATGGACGAGGTTCAAAATATTTCCGAGCGCTCTATATTAATTACCCCTGCTAGATTTTTAGCTAATACGGGAGCTACTCCAAAAAAATGGAATAATAAAATGCTGAGCTCAACTAATTTAAAAATAGAGTTTTTTGAACAAAAAAGTTCTAAAGTTTTTCCAAATACTGATATTAAAGGAGGAGTAGTTGTTACTTATTATGATAGGAGTAAATATTTTGAAGCTATAGATACATTTATTCCACTAAAAGAACTAAACTCCATTTTTCATAAAGTTAAAAATGAAAATAAGAACAATCTGGGTTCTATAGTTTATAGTCCGGATAGCTATAGATTTACGGACTCAATGTTTAATGATTATCCTGAATTTAAAAATCGAACTGATACTTCACACCTGAAAGCAGTTTCTTCAAACGTTTTTGAACGTTATCCAGAAGTTTTTTTATCAGATGAAGAATTTGCGGGTGATACTGTTAAAATTTACGGGAGAAAAGATGGAAGGAGAGTTTTTAAAAAAATAAATAAAGCTTACTTGATTAAACACCCAAATATAGATAAGTGGAAAGTTTTTATTCCCGGTGCGAATGGAAGTGGTACTTATGGAGAAGCTTTGAGTACTCCTATTTTAGGAGAGCCATTTATGGCACATAATCAAACGTTTATGAGTATTGGAGCATTTGACACTAAATTTGAAGCTGAAAGTCTTTTAAAATATGTAAAAGGAAAATTTTTAAGAGCTATGTTGGGAATTATGAAAACAACTCAAAATAATCAATCAAAAGTAACGTGGTCTAAGATTCCTATGCAAGATTTCACTGTAAATTCAGATATCGATTGGTCAAAAACAATCCCTGAAATAGATCAACAACTCTACAAGAAATATAACCTTAACGAAGAAGAAATTAATTTCATTGAAACGAAAGTCAAGGAGATGGAATAA
- the sufD gene encoding Fe-S cluster assembly protein SufD, with translation MKEITTANYLDDVKAFSARNEEPTWMTDLRVAALEKAENLELPKIERVKFHRWPLFNVNTEEYAPETMNIPSFDAMKDNPVIVQQGSITAFEQLSAKLADQGVIFTDMFTALQEHGDLVKEYYMNKAVEMDEDKLTAFHTTFMNSGVFLYVPKNVVIEEPIEAIFIQDSASEESFFKHVLIVADEHSEFSYLERFQTIGDQKVKVSANIVVEVIAKAGAKVKYSAVDQLGENVSTYMNRRGHIMRDASVDWALGVMNDGDVVADFDSDLVGEGSHSEVKVVAISAGKQTQGIDTRVTNKASHSVGHILQHGVIRERGTLTFNGIGHILKGAKGADAQQESRVLMLSDKARGDANPILLIDENEVTAGHAASVGRVDPEEMYYLMSRGLRKDDAERLVIRGFLGSVITAIPVKDVQKEFVDVIEGKLNA, from the coding sequence ATGAAGGAAATAACAACAGCGAATTATCTTGACGACGTTAAAGCTTTTTCAGCCCGTAACGAAGAACCTACTTGGATGACCGACTTACGTGTAGCGGCTTTAGAAAAAGCTGAAAACTTAGAATTACCAAAGATCGAACGTGTGAAATTTCACCGTTGGCCTTTGTTTAATGTGAATACTGAAGAGTATGCACCTGAAACAATGAACATCCCAAGCTTTGACGCAATGAAAGACAACCCAGTAATCGTGCAACAAGGGTCGATTACAGCGTTTGAACAACTTTCAGCAAAATTAGCCGATCAAGGGGTAATTTTCACGGATATGTTCACAGCACTACAAGAACATGGTGATTTAGTCAAAGAATACTATATGAACAAAGCGGTTGAAATGGATGAAGATAAATTAACAGCTTTCCATACAACTTTTATGAATAGCGGTGTATTCTTATATGTACCGAAAAATGTTGTCATCGAAGAACCGATCGAAGCAATCTTTATTCAAGATTCAGCGAGTGAAGAATCGTTCTTCAAACATGTTTTGATCGTAGCGGACGAACATAGTGAGTTTAGCTATTTAGAACGATTCCAAACTATTGGAGATCAAAAAGTCAAAGTGTCTGCGAATATCGTGGTTGAAGTGATTGCCAAAGCTGGTGCAAAAGTGAAATATTCTGCTGTAGACCAATTAGGCGAAAACGTTTCAACCTATATGAACCGTCGTGGACATATCATGCGTGATGCCTCTGTTGATTGGGCGTTAGGCGTGATGAATGACGGTGACGTGGTTGCCGATTTTGATTCTGATTTAGTAGGTGAAGGCTCTCATTCAGAAGTGAAAGTTGTGGCAATCAGTGCTGGCAAACAAACTCAAGGAATCGATACTCGTGTGACGAATAAAGCGTCTCACTCTGTGGGGCATATTCTACAACATGGTGTTATTCGTGAACGTGGTACTTTAACATTTAACGGAATCGGTCACATCTTAAAAGGAGCTAAAGGGGCAGATGCCCAACAAGAAAGTCGTGTCTTAATGCTTTCTGATAAAGCCCGTGGCGATGCCAACCCAATTCTATTGATCGATGAAAATGAAGTAACTGCAGGACACGCAGCCAGCGTTGGTCGTGTTGATCCAGAAGAAATGTACTACTTAATGAGCCGTGGTTTACGTAAAGATGATGCGGAACGTTTGGTTATTCGTGGCTTCTTAGGTTCAGTGATTACAGCGATTCCTGTTAAGGATGTTCAAAAAGAATTTGTAGACGTAATCGAAGGGAAGTTGAATGCATGA
- the sufC gene encoding Fe-S cluster assembly ATPase SufC — protein MSVLEIKNLHVSIEDKKILKGVNLTMKTGEIHAIMGPNGTGKSTLSAAIMGNPNYEVTEGEILFDGENVLELEVDERARLGLFLAMQYPSEIPGITNAEFMRAAINAKRDEDDKISVMEFIKKLDKKMELLNMPEEMAERYLNEGFSGGEKKRNEILQLLMLEPTFAILDEIDSGLDIDALKVVSKGVNEMRGENFGALIITHYQRLLNYITPDVVHIMMEGRVVKTGGAELAKRLEAEGYAGISQELGIEYKEEA, from the coding sequence ATGTCCGTTTTAGAAATTAAAAATTTACACGTATCAATCGAAGATAAAAAGATTTTAAAAGGGGTTAACCTGACAATGAAAACAGGTGAAATCCACGCAATCATGGGGCCTAACGGAACAGGTAAATCAACCTTATCTGCGGCGATCATGGGAAATCCTAATTACGAAGTCACAGAAGGCGAAATCTTGTTTGACGGAGAAAATGTATTAGAACTTGAAGTGGACGAACGTGCCCGTTTAGGTTTATTCCTTGCCATGCAATATCCAAGTGAAATTCCAGGAATCACCAATGCTGAATTCATGCGTGCGGCAATCAATGCCAAACGTGATGAAGACGACAAAATTTCAGTCATGGAATTCATCAAAAAATTAGATAAAAAAATGGAACTTTTAAATATGCCAGAAGAAATGGCTGAACGTTACTTAAACGAAGGCTTCTCTGGTGGAGAAAAGAAACGGAACGAAATCCTACAATTATTGATGTTGGAACCAACATTTGCCATTTTAGATGAAATCGATTCTGGTTTAGATATCGATGCGTTGAAAGTCGTATCAAAAGGCGTAAACGAAATGCGCGGTGAAAACTTTGGCGCGTTGATCATCACTCACTATCAACGTCTATTGAACTACATCACACCGGATGTGGTGCATATCATGATGGAAGGCCGTGTGGTTAAAACTGGCGGTGCAGAACTTGCAAAACGTTTGGAAGCAGAAGGATATGCTGGCATCAGCCAAGAATTAGGTATCGAATACAAAGAAGAAGCATAA